The Archocentrus centrarchus isolate MPI-CPG fArcCen1 chromosome 7, fArcCen1, whole genome shotgun sequence genome window below encodes:
- the irf10 gene encoding interferon regulatory factor 10 isoform X2, which produces MDDGAKLHLKEWLVAQIESGEYEGLCWEDENKTMFRIPWKHAAKKDYKQTEDAALFKAWAVYKGKYREGRDKADPTMWKTRLRCALNKSTDFQEVPERNQLDITEPYKVYRIQHDNGQSRPAESIQTKDQVITQARRSPGSPCHLDQLHHKQNEPFQADKEEKTLTDLMREHMYCELMEKKHQDQALTPIAFLSPSHTISDFRMQVMLLYQGQMVMKVITRSPDGCFILQGHVPLGNERIYGPCTAQQLSFPSPGSVCLPPSMAEAMNRLLCHLERGVLLWVAPDGVFIKRFCQGRVYWSGPMAQHTDRPNKLEREKTFKLLDIPTFFSALQSCLQGRGPIPSYEIELCFGEEYPDPNVPKTKKLIMAQVVPLFAVELLQRFNLAETEEKPLTVTCNTQAEKM; this is translated from the exons ATGGATGACGGGGCTAAGTTGCACCTGAAAGAGTGGCTCGTAGCTCAGATAGAGAGTGGGGAATATGAAGGACTCTGTTGGGAGGATGAGAACAAAACTATGTTCAGGATACCGTGGAAGCACGCAGCCAAGAAGGACTACAAACAGACGGAAGATGCGGCGCTGTTCAAG GCTTGGGCTGTGTACAAGGGCAAATACAGGGAGGGGAGGGATAAAGCTGATCCCACCATGTGGAAGACCCGTCTCCGCTGCGCACTTAACAAAAGCACGGACTTCCAAGAGGTCCCTGAACGCAACCAGCTGGATATCACTGAGCCATATAAGGTCTATCGCATCCAGCATGATAACGGCCAATCCAGGCCAGCAg AGTCTATTCAAACAAAGGATCAGGTGATCACCCAGGCCAGGAGGTCTCCAGGGAGCCCCTGTCATCTGGACCAGCTG catCATAAACAAAATGAACCATTTCAAgcagacaaagaagaaaaaacattaactg ACCTGATGAGGGAGCACATGTACTGTGAGTTGATGGAAAAAAAGCATCAAGACCAGGCCCTGACTCCTATTGCCTTCCTCAGTCCCTCACATACTATATCAG ACTTCCGTATGCAGGTGATGTTGTTGTACCAGGGCCAGATGGTGATGAAAGTCATCACCAGGAGTCCAGATGGGTGTTTCATCCTGCAGGGGCATGTCCCTTTGGGAAATGAGCGGATTTATGGACCCTGCACTGCCCAACAGCTTTCCTTTCCTTCCCCGGGCTCTGTTTGCCTGCCACCCTCTATGGCTGAAGCAATGAATCGCCTTCTTTGTCACCTGGAGAGGGGTGTGCTATTATGGGTGGCCCCGGATGGAGTGTTTATCAAAAGATTCTGCCAGGGCAGAGTGTACTGGAGCGGCCCTATGGCCCAACACACTGACAGACCCAACAAACTGGAGCGAGAAAAAACCTTCAAACTGCTTGATATACCCACATTTTTCAGTG CCCTCCAGAGCTGTCTACAGGGGAGGGGGCCTATACCTTCGTATGAGATTGAGCTCTGCTTTGGAGAGGAATATCCAGACCCCAATGTACCTAAAACCAAGAAGCTTATCATGGCACAG GTGGTTCCCTTGTTTGCAGTGGAGCTGTTGCAGAGGTTCAACTTGGCAGAGACTGAAGAGAAGCCTCTGACCGTCACCTGCAACACACAGGCAGAGAAGATGTAG
- the LOC115783690 gene encoding ataxin-1-like — MNPSPDRGKECLPPKKRESRQGSAEHHIPLDEFKPPVPLRSRSSIGRGEGASERDRAQTNPNPHLLHTPPPLPAPIPGLPVPIPWTLSYSPTVSLPLFTGQVSERRGSGSPAWRDDPLSSPLPLHPRWLRGEGPLSLSPSPSSSSTSSFKTPFPASHREMWSYINSGRRDYSSSLFSPSYLFSHHPLYSQDPNLVEVRPRYLGKRPNGLDGLGSRTASASRPLLTGEYGNDSTRARLDISPHSSHANGGRRQQEDLTTRIHSGGPFLSDSQAQEGPEPHSSLQDRHLHGIAKTSSNLLSPSPHPLGSDSRPGRGGLLDHLGVTPAEAQIYYSLGSACPSSPQAQAYPLYSSSGTPPYNLHKEPGPRQHNLRNSPHSPLGLPNSHDRSQRDQDRDQERDKVTQRDRERGTDKDKQKQLQYEKDQERDSERERRRDRERDRGRELSPSHHHPSPPALLPHFTKGSLIELASGRLKRVEELRTEDFLRSADTSPEFHLSTCTVLQISPSSTQGFSHLHVHLTDRNTQELLKVLVEYPFFVQDQGWSSCCPQRTTQLYSLPCRQLMEGDICLALTPTPTHRTHTRTSSRAHRTQLPSRAAAESSSSHREEMPPPPPPPPLPQHPPPTVPAPPSAPVAEPLVKDQQRPRKRRWSAPDTLPSTRTDESLLDLPHGSKLMKWQ, encoded by the exons ATGAATCCCAGCCCTGACCGCGGCAAAGAGTGCCTCCCTCCAAAGAAGAGGGAGTCTCGCCAAGGATCGGCAGAACACCACATCCCCCTGGATGAGTTTAAACCCCCTGTACCGCTGCGGAGTCGGTCCAGTAtagggagaggagagggagccAGTGAAAGGGACCGTGCCCAGACAAATCCGAACCCCCATCTCCTACACACTCCTCCACCCCTTCCTGCTCCAATACCAGGCCTTCCTGTGCCCATACCATGGACCCTGAGCTACTCACCCACTGTCTCTCTTCCCCTCTTCACAGGACAGGTCAGCGAAAGGAGGGGATCAGGATCTCCCGCTTGGAGAGATGATCCTCTTTCGTCACCTCTGCCCCTCCACCCCAGGTGGCTCAGAGGGGAGGGTCCCCTTTCTTTGTCACCTTCcccatcttcctcctccacttcatcttttaagacTCCCTTCCCAGCCAGTCACAGAGAGATGTGGTCCTATATTAACAGCGGTCGGCGGGACTACAGCTCCTCTCTCTTTTCCCCGTCATACTTGTTTAGCCACCACCCTCTCTATTCCCAAGACCCAAACTTAGTTGAAGTGAGACCCAGGTACTTGGGAAAGAGGCCCAACGGCCTGGATGGGTTGGGCAGCAGGACTGCCTCAGCCTCCAGGCCTCTGCTTACAGGAGAATATGGGAATGATAGCACCAGAGCCAGGCTTGACATTAGTCCACACAGCTCTCATGCCAATGGTGGACGGAGACAGCAGGAGGATCTGACAACACGCATCCATTCTGGAGGGCCATTTTTGTCAGACTCTCAAGCTCAGGAGGGCCCTGAGCCACATTCCTCACTGCAGGACAGACATCTGCATGGAATAGCTAAGACCAGCTCTAATTTACTCTCTCCCAGTCCCCATCCTCTTGGATCAGACTCCAGGCCAGGTAGAGGGGGATTATTGGACCACCTAGGGGTCACACCAGCTGAAGCCCAAATCTACTACTCCTTGGGATCGGCATGTCCCTCCAGCCCTCAGGCCCAAGCCTATCCACTCTACAGCTCCTCAGGAACACCTCCGTACAACCTGCACAAGGAGCCAGGCCCCAGACAGCACAATCTAAGGAACTCACCACACTCACCACTGGGTCTACCTAACAGCCATGACAGGTCACAAAGAGACCAGGACAGAGACCAGGAAAGAGACAAGGTCACACAACGGGACAGGGAGCGTGGTAcagacaaagacaaacaaaaacaattacaaTATGAAAAAGACCAAGAAAGAGACAGTGAGCGTGAGAGACGACgggacagagaaagagacagagggagagagttgTCTCCTTCTCATCATCACCCATCTCCCCCTGCACTCCTACCTCACTTCACCAAGGGGTCTTTGATTGAGTTGGCCAGCGGGCGGTTGAAGCGGGTGGAGGAGCTGCGGACTGAGGACTTCCTAAGGAGTGCAGATACCTCCCCAGAGTTCCACCTCAGCACCTGCACTGTCCTGCAGATTTCCCCCAGTAGTACACAAGGCTTCAGCCACCTGCACGTCCATCTCACAGACCGCAACACTCAG GAGTTACTGAAGGTCTTGGTGGAGTATCCGTTCTTTGTGCAAGACCAAGGCTGGTCTTCTTGCTGTCCCCAGAGAACCACACAACTGTACAGCCTGCCCTGCCGCCAGCTCATGGAGGGTGATATCTGCTTGGctctcacccccaccccaactCATCGGACACACACTCGTACCAGCTCCAGGGCCCATCGCACGCAGCTACCCTCCAGGGCTGCAGCAGAGTCCAGCAGCTCACACAGAGAGGAGATGccacccccacctcctcctccccctctgcCTCAACATCCACCTCCTACCGTGCCGGCCCCTCCAAGCGCTCCTGTCGCAGAGCCCTTGGTTAAGGACCAGCAGCGCCCACGCAAACGGCGCTGGTCTGCCCCAGACACCCTTCCCTCAACCAGAACTGATGAAAGTCTCCTGGATTTACCTCATGGCTCTAAGCTAATGAAGTGGCAGTAG
- the irf10 gene encoding interferon regulatory factor 10 isoform X1, whose amino-acid sequence MDDGAKLHLKEWLVAQIESGEYEGLCWEDENKTMFRIPWKHAAKKDYKQTEDAALFKAWAVYKGKYREGRDKADPTMWKTRLRCALNKSTDFQEVPERNQLDITEPYKVYRIQHDNGQSRPAESIQTKDQVITQARRSPGSPCHLDQLHHKQNEPFQADKEEKTLTEDLMREHMYCELMEKKHQDQALTPIAFLSPSHTISDFRMQVMLLYQGQMVMKVITRSPDGCFILQGHVPLGNERIYGPCTAQQLSFPSPGSVCLPPSMAEAMNRLLCHLERGVLLWVAPDGVFIKRFCQGRVYWSGPMAQHTDRPNKLEREKTFKLLDIPTFFSALQSCLQGRGPIPSYEIELCFGEEYPDPNVPKTKKLIMAQVVPLFAVELLQRFNLAETEEKPLTVTCNTQAEKM is encoded by the exons ATGGATGACGGGGCTAAGTTGCACCTGAAAGAGTGGCTCGTAGCTCAGATAGAGAGTGGGGAATATGAAGGACTCTGTTGGGAGGATGAGAACAAAACTATGTTCAGGATACCGTGGAAGCACGCAGCCAAGAAGGACTACAAACAGACGGAAGATGCGGCGCTGTTCAAG GCTTGGGCTGTGTACAAGGGCAAATACAGGGAGGGGAGGGATAAAGCTGATCCCACCATGTGGAAGACCCGTCTCCGCTGCGCACTTAACAAAAGCACGGACTTCCAAGAGGTCCCTGAACGCAACCAGCTGGATATCACTGAGCCATATAAGGTCTATCGCATCCAGCATGATAACGGCCAATCCAGGCCAGCAg AGTCTATTCAAACAAAGGATCAGGTGATCACCCAGGCCAGGAGGTCTCCAGGGAGCCCCTGTCATCTGGACCAGCTG catCATAAACAAAATGAACCATTTCAAgcagacaaagaagaaaaaacattaactg AAGACCTGATGAGGGAGCACATGTACTGTGAGTTGATGGAAAAAAAGCATCAAGACCAGGCCCTGACTCCTATTGCCTTCCTCAGTCCCTCACATACTATATCAG ACTTCCGTATGCAGGTGATGTTGTTGTACCAGGGCCAGATGGTGATGAAAGTCATCACCAGGAGTCCAGATGGGTGTTTCATCCTGCAGGGGCATGTCCCTTTGGGAAATGAGCGGATTTATGGACCCTGCACTGCCCAACAGCTTTCCTTTCCTTCCCCGGGCTCTGTTTGCCTGCCACCCTCTATGGCTGAAGCAATGAATCGCCTTCTTTGTCACCTGGAGAGGGGTGTGCTATTATGGGTGGCCCCGGATGGAGTGTTTATCAAAAGATTCTGCCAGGGCAGAGTGTACTGGAGCGGCCCTATGGCCCAACACACTGACAGACCCAACAAACTGGAGCGAGAAAAAACCTTCAAACTGCTTGATATACCCACATTTTTCAGTG CCCTCCAGAGCTGTCTACAGGGGAGGGGGCCTATACCTTCGTATGAGATTGAGCTCTGCTTTGGAGAGGAATATCCAGACCCCAATGTACCTAAAACCAAGAAGCTTATCATGGCACAG GTGGTTCCCTTGTTTGCAGTGGAGCTGTTGCAGAGGTTCAACTTGGCAGAGACTGAAGAGAAGCCTCTGACCGTCACCTGCAACACACAGGCAGAGAAGATGTAG
- the irf10 gene encoding interferon regulatory factor 10 isoform X3: MDDGAKLHLKEWLVAQIESGEYEGLCWEDENKTMFRIPWKHAAKKDYKQTEDAALFKAWAVYKGKYREGRDKADPTMWKTRLRCALNKSTDFQEVPERNQLDITEPYKVYRIQHDNGQSRPAESIQTKDQVITQARRSPGSPCHLDQLHHKQNEPFQADKEEKTLTEDLMREHMYCELMEKKHQDQALTPIAFLSPSHTISDFRMQVMLLYQGQMVMKVITRSPDGCFILQGHVPLGNERIYGPCTAQQLSFPSPGSVCLPPSMAEAMNRLLCHLERGVLLWVAPDGVFIKRFCQGRVYWSGPMAQHTDRPNKLEREKTFKLLDIPTFFSALQSCLQGRGPIPSYEIELCFGEEYPDPNVPKTKKLIMAQWSCCRGSTWQRLKRSL, encoded by the exons ATGGATGACGGGGCTAAGTTGCACCTGAAAGAGTGGCTCGTAGCTCAGATAGAGAGTGGGGAATATGAAGGACTCTGTTGGGAGGATGAGAACAAAACTATGTTCAGGATACCGTGGAAGCACGCAGCCAAGAAGGACTACAAACAGACGGAAGATGCGGCGCTGTTCAAG GCTTGGGCTGTGTACAAGGGCAAATACAGGGAGGGGAGGGATAAAGCTGATCCCACCATGTGGAAGACCCGTCTCCGCTGCGCACTTAACAAAAGCACGGACTTCCAAGAGGTCCCTGAACGCAACCAGCTGGATATCACTGAGCCATATAAGGTCTATCGCATCCAGCATGATAACGGCCAATCCAGGCCAGCAg AGTCTATTCAAACAAAGGATCAGGTGATCACCCAGGCCAGGAGGTCTCCAGGGAGCCCCTGTCATCTGGACCAGCTG catCATAAACAAAATGAACCATTTCAAgcagacaaagaagaaaaaacattaactg AAGACCTGATGAGGGAGCACATGTACTGTGAGTTGATGGAAAAAAAGCATCAAGACCAGGCCCTGACTCCTATTGCCTTCCTCAGTCCCTCACATACTATATCAG ACTTCCGTATGCAGGTGATGTTGTTGTACCAGGGCCAGATGGTGATGAAAGTCATCACCAGGAGTCCAGATGGGTGTTTCATCCTGCAGGGGCATGTCCCTTTGGGAAATGAGCGGATTTATGGACCCTGCACTGCCCAACAGCTTTCCTTTCCTTCCCCGGGCTCTGTTTGCCTGCCACCCTCTATGGCTGAAGCAATGAATCGCCTTCTTTGTCACCTGGAGAGGGGTGTGCTATTATGGGTGGCCCCGGATGGAGTGTTTATCAAAAGATTCTGCCAGGGCAGAGTGTACTGGAGCGGCCCTATGGCCCAACACACTGACAGACCCAACAAACTGGAGCGAGAAAAAACCTTCAAACTGCTTGATATACCCACATTTTTCAGTG CCCTCCAGAGCTGTCTACAGGGGAGGGGGCCTATACCTTCGTATGAGATTGAGCTCTGCTTTGGAGAGGAATATCCAGACCCCAATGTACCTAAAACCAAGAAGCTTATCATGGCACAG TGGAGCTGTTGCAGAGGTTCAACTTGGCAGAGACTGAAGAGAAGCCTCTGA